Below is a genomic region from Gemmatimonadota bacterium.
TTTTCATCGGCGTGGAAGTCGCCACGGGCATGCGGCGGTAGAAAAGGACGACGAGCCCTGCCACGGACAGGGTGAAGAGGACGATGACCCAGACAGGGATCGTAGTTCTGAAGGACAGGTGCTCGGACCCTCCGATCAGGCCGAGCGCGTATAAGATCGAATCGATCACGGTATATACCAGGTGGGGTTACCATCGAACGGGAAGTGGCGGTCCGGCCGGGCCGGCCGCCGGGGAGTGCCGCCGGTCCCGGATAGACATCGGTATTGAAAAGGCAAACGGGCGGAACTGTCAATACAAATAAGGCGGAAGGACGGGACGGCAAGACTGGCCTGAAAGCCCTTGACAGCGCGGGGGAGCGTACCTAATTTGCCCGAACCGCCCGAGGCGCGGGGAAGGCCCGGCGACGGGCAACAGAGTCCGCAATGCCCACGACGAAAGGAGTCGCGATGAAACGGTTCATACCGGTGATAGCCGCCTGCTTCGTGATGACGGTCCTGGTCGACGCAACCGTGGACGCCCAGCGCACCCCCCAGAACGTCCAGGTCCTGACGGATCTCTCTACCCGGGATATACGCGAATACATGAAGTCGGTCAGCAGCGGCATCGGGGAGAAGTGCGACTACTGCCACAACCTGAAAGACTACGCCAGCGACGAAAAGGAAACGAAGCTCATCGGCCGCGAGTTCATCAGGCTCGTGGAGCAGGTCAACGAGCAGGTAGTAGCCATCAACAGCAACGTCATGAAGAAGGAAGACCTGCAACTGGTTACCTGCTACACCTGCCACGCCGGTGAACTCACCATCATTTCCGAAGAGTAGGCATCCATCGCATTTCGCAGACTTCGAACCAGACGGGATCAGAGAGACGTGACAAGATACGCGGCGATCGCAGTACTGCTGGGCCTCGTCCTGGCGCCCTTTCCATCTGCATATGCCCAACCACAGGAAGGCGCCTTCGAAGGCAGCCTCGACTTCAGCGTGGCGTTCAGCGGCGGCAACATGCAGGAACGTGCCCAGGTCACCATGCTGGTGCCCGAGTCCTACACCCTCTACATCAAGGGCGGCCAGACCAAGATCCTCATGCGGGGCGGCATGATCGGCCTGACGATGGGCGAAGTCATCATCGACGGATCGTCGGGCCGCGGATTCGTCATCAGCCACATGAACAGCAAGGCCTACGAGATCGTCGCGGACCCGAACCTGAAAGAACGGACCGCGCCAGTCATCGTCGACGAGAACGAAACGACGGTCATCGCCGGCTACGAATGCAGGAAGTACAAGATCACAAGGGCCAATCCTTCCGGCGCGATGACCCAGTACATGTGGGTCACCGACGCGATCCAGCTGGACCTGGCCGCTTCCCTCGGAAACGCGTTGAAGGACAGCATGCCCTTCTGGACCGAGGGCTTGTCCGGTTTCCCGCTGCAGGTCACCACGTCCTTCCCCGGGACGGCCATGTCCATGACCCTGACCGCGACCAACGTAAAACCCCATACCGTCGATCCCTCCATATTCGTCGTCCCGGCCGGTTACGCCATCGAGGCCATCAATCCGGGGCAGCTATTCGGCAGATGACGCGGGCCGCCCGCTTTTCGTTAGATGACGCGGCCGCCCGGCGCCGGGAATCGTCATGAAAATCGCATCCGTCGAACAGTTCTTCCCCCGCCACCGGACCCGGCTCGTCAAGGTCACCACGGACACTGGCCTTGAAGGCTGGGGAGAGTCCACCCTCGAAGGGAAGCCCGAGAGCGTGGAAGGCGCGGTGCGCGAGCTGGCCGACTATCTCCTCGGCAAGGACCCGCTGCGCATCGAGCATCACTGGCAGCACATGTACCGCTCGGCCTTCTTCCGCGGCGGGGCCATCCTCATGACCGCCCTGTCCGCCTTGGACCAGGCGCTCTGGGACATCGCCGGCAAGCACTACGGCGTTCCCGTCTACAAGCTGCTCGGCGGCGCCGTTCGGGACCGTATCCGCGTATACGCCCACTGGGGCATCGGCAACCTGTCCGACGAAACCCAGGCCGCGGCCCGGAAACGGCTGGACATGCTGCTGGAAAGCGGGTACACGGCCTTCAAGACCGGCCCAGGCGGCAAGTGGCGGGGCCATGAGCCGCCGGCGGTCATCGACGAGTTCGTCGAATGCGCCTTTCTCATGCGGGAATGGGTGGGGCCGGACGTGGAGCTCGCCTTCGATTTCCACGGGAAGATGACTCCCGCTCTGGCCATCGAGATCTGCCACGAGATCAAGGACATGCGGCCCATGTTCGTGGAGGAGCCGGTGCCGCAGGAGAACGTGGACGCCCTCAAGCTCGTTTCGGACCACGTCACCTTCCCCATTGCCACGGGCGAGCGGCTGCTGAGCCGCTGGGAGTTCCGCCAGGTCTTCGAGAAGCAGGCCGCGGCCTACATCCAGCCGGACGGATCCCACGCCGGCGGCATCACCGAACTGAAGAAGATCGCCAACATGGCCGAGGTCTACTACATCCACGTCCTGCCCCACTGCGCCATCGGACCCGTGGCCTTCACGTCCTGCATGCACGTGGACGCCGTGATCCCGAACTTCCTCGCCCAGGAGCAGGTGGACTGGGCGCTCGGCGGGGACCTCCTGAAGGAAAACTGGAAGGTCGTCGACGGCCATATCGAATTGCCCGAAAAGCCCGGGCTGGGCATCGAGATCGACGAGCAGGCGATCAGCGAACGGGCGCCGTACCGGGAGGAACTGGGCGGCGAGCATTTCTACGACACGGACGGCAGCGTGGCGGACTGGTAGGGCGGGGCGGACCGAGCGGACGCAGCGCTTACCGGCGGACCAGGCGGACTGGTGAAGAGGGGCGGACCGAGCGGACGCAGCGCTTACCGGCGGACCAGGCAGACTGGTGAAGCGGGGCGGACACCCCGAACGCTATCCCGCCGGTGCAAGTCAGGGGACGCGAAATCAGACCTGACAGTCGGCGGCGGAAAAATCGTCTATGAACGGTGACGGAATCGGGTACACCAGTACGTGGCAGGCGGCGCCCGCCGAACCGTTCGGGAAGCGGCAGCCCGCGGAAAGCGAGATTCACGTCTGGCGGGCCGCCCTCGATCTGCCGAGTGACCGGGTCGGGGAACTGGAGCGTTTCCTGGCGGCCGACGAACTCGAGCGGGCGAAGCGGTTCCTCGTGCGCAGCGCGCGGGATCGATACACGGTTGCCCGGGCTGTCCTTCGCAACCTCCTTGCCCTTTACGTCTCCGCCGTGCCCGCCGAGCTGCAATTCCACTATACCGAATACGGCAAACCCGAACTCGCACATCCGGCGACATCGATCCGGTTCAACGTGTCACATTCTCATGACCTGGCCGTTTACGCGGTCACGGCGGGCGTGCCGGTGGGGATCGACGTGGAGTACCTGCGTCGCCGCGCGACCATGGACCGGCTGAAGATCGCCCACCGCGTTTTTTCCGACCGCGAATACAACGAACTGGCATCCATGCCCCGTTACCGGCGCGACGAGGCCTTCCTGGCCTGCTGGACGCGGAAGGAGGCCTTCGTCAAGGCCATCGGGCAGGGCCTGTCCTGCCCCCTCGACCAGTTCGACGTCTCCGTCGACCCAAACGATCCGCCCGAATTGCGGGCCACGCATTGGGACCCTTTGGAGACGGACCGCTGGTCCATGGCGTCGGTCGACCCCGGTCCGGACTACATCGGGGCGCTGGCCGTGCTGACCCTGAACCCGAAGATCACCCGATGGCAGTGGGACCACGACCAGGCCAGCGGAATCTGATCGAACCCGCGAAGCCCCGGCAGGGAGATGCGACGCCCCGGCAGGGAGATGCCCGCGGGGAGCACTCGTATTCGACCGAAGCCGCGCGCTGAAACTGACGCCCGAGGAGCACCCATGTCCGACAAATTCTGCCCGCTGAACCTGTCCCCTGAGGAACTCATCGATTACACGCCGGACTGGGACGGCGAACGCTTCCCGGACGGACGGCCCAGGGTGCCGGACGGGATCATGGAACGGATGAAGAACGTGTCCATCACCCAGGCCTGGGGCGTGATGCGCGGCTCGGGCTACGAACACCAGTACGAGGGCGGATGGATGCAGACCCATCCCGGCAAGACACTCGTGGGACGGGCGCTGACGGCCATGTACATGCCCCGGCGGCCGGCCATGCGCGCTGTGATGGAAGCGAATGGCGCCGCCGCCGGCTGCATCGGCGACCAGATCTCCTGGCCCATCGACATGCTCGTGCCCGGCGACGTCTACGTGGCGGACACCTACGGCAAGGTCGACGAGGGGCCGATCATCGGTGACAACCTGGCCACGGCCATCTACGCGAATTCAGGCAACGGCGTGGTCTTCGACGGGTCGGTGCGGGATTTGGAAGGCATCGAGGAGCTGGAGGACTTCGCCTGCTTCGTCCGGGGCTGGCACCCCTCCTACGCCTCGCCCACGATCATGCTCCTGGGCGTCAACACCGCGGTGCGCATCGGCCAGGCCACCGTCATGCCCGGCGACGTCGTCCTGGGCAAGCGCGAAGGCGTCGCCTTCATCCCGCCCCACCTCGCGGAGACCGTGGTGAAGACCTCCGAACTCGTCCAGCTGAGAGATATGTTCGGCAAGCAGCGGCTGCGGGAGGGGAAATACACGCCCGGCCAGATCGATGACCGGTGGACGGACGGGATGGAGGCGGATTTCTCGGAATGGCTGGAGGGCCACATGGACGAACTTCCGGTCCCGAAGGCGGCCATCCAGGACCTGCTGAAGGAACGGACGTGGTGAGGGAGGTTGCGTCAGTCCCTCACATTCGGCCGGCGCTCAAAAGCGTATTCCATGATGTTCGCGTTTTCTTCCGCATGTTCGATGGTCATCGAGACGAGATTGCATTGGTGTTCACACCGGGAAGCACTTTTTACCCACCGAGCGCCCATCCCGCGGGTATCCCCATCACGCCGTCACCCAGGTCTCGGATATGTGGGTCGTTGGATAGCACCAGCGCCTGCAGGACGGGTTTGTCCAGGATCTCATCCAAACGACGCAGGTGGCGCGCGTCCCTGTGCGAGACCCTGTCTTTGTATTTAACCTCGACAGGCACATAGCCGCTTTCGGTCTCGATCAGCAGATCGACTTCCCGACCGTCGACCGTTCGCAGATGATATAAATCAACGGGCAACCTCAGGTTCCGCGCCTGTTTGAAGATCTCCGCGACGATGGCGCCTTCGAATTCGGTCCCCGAGGGCCGACCCCTGCGGTTGAGCAACGCGCGCTGGATGCCCGGATCGAGGAAGTGTATTTTCGCTGCCTTGGAAAGGCGTTTGTTTCGATTTCTGAACCATGGTTGTAACTGAACGACCTGGTAACTGATTTCGAGGTAAGTGACGAAACGATTGATCGTCCTGTGCGTCACGCCGGCGAGACGGGCCAGTTCGCTGGTATTCAGCAAACCGCCAGCCAAACCGCCCAATGCCCGCAACATGCGTACATAGGGAACCAGGTCCCGAAGATTGGCCAGGTCGCGAAGATCTCTTTGCAGATACGTTCGCAGGTAGTCCTGCAGCCAACCGTACCGGTCCTCCCGGGACAGCGTAACATCGGTAACGACCGGCATGCCCCCGAAGTTCAGGTAGTGATCGAGGTGATCAACCGCTCTGGCGTACCTGTCGCTTTGTTGGGGTATTCCTGATACAAGCATATCAGGATCCCCGGATTCAAGGAACCGGACCAGGCGGGATTCCACGACCGGATCGTGCCAGGAATCGGTCATCATCTCCGGTATCGTAAGCGGATACAGTTCCAATATGGTGACGCGTCCGGCCAGGCTCTCCCGGATCTGATCCATCAACAGGATCTGGCTGGATCCAAGCAGTATGGAACGGGTGTCGGGATATCGGTCATACACCGCCTTGACGGATTCGACTATCGAAGGCGCCTTCTGTATTTCGTCCAGAATGACCCTGGGATAACGTTGGTACCACTGTGCCGCTGAAAGCGCGGTATAGTCCGGGCGTACGATCGGGTCTTCGAGCGAGACGAAGTCGTATTCAGGAAACCCGGCCTGCACCAGGGTGGTCTTGCCGGTCTGACGGGCACCTGTCAATGCGATCAGTCGTCCCAGTCGGGTACCCGACTTCTGTTTCATCAAGGACAGCACAGTCCGGTTTTTCATATTACAACCTCATTTGGGCGTAATATTATGCTCTTTATAATAAATTATACGCCATTATTGCGATAAAGCAATATAATTTTACGTTAAAACGAGTTGTGTGGCAACAGGATGCCGCCGGTGGGAGGGATATTCAAGCCTGGAAAATGGATTTTGGTACCGGGGGATGCGTGCCTGGGTGTTCCGTGGGAGAACGGAATTGCGTTTTTTTGGAATCGAAGAGATCGACTTCTGGCGGTGATCGGTGATCAGTAATTCAAGTTATTCATCATTGTCAACGACGCGGCCGTCTGCGTTTTCAGCCTGGCCGTCCACTGGCTTCCCGTCCGTCAGGTTACCGTCCGCCGACTTCCCGTCCGCCAGCTTCCCGTCCGCCAGCTTCCCGGCTTCCGGCTTGCCGTCCGTCAGTTTCTGGATCGATCCGGGAATGGCATCGACCGGCGGAACCTCCGGGAGTTCCCGCGTGATGGGGACGTTCAAGTCGGAGAAACGTTGGGCGGACGTGGCAACCCGGGTATCCCATGAACCGACGCTGCGATTGTACCGTTCGATCGCCTGCCGAAGCGAATTGCCGACGTTGACGTAGTGCCCCGCGAACACGGCCAGCCGGTCGTACATCTCCTTGCCCAGGTCGCTGATCTGCCGGGCGGTCTCCGCGACGCGGATCTGCTGCCAGGACATCTCCACGGCCTTTAGCAGCGCCAGCAGGGCGGGCGGCGTGACGATGACCACGTTCTTCTCGAGGGCCCGTTCCGTCAGCCCGGGTTCCCGTTCGATGGCGGGGAGAAAGGCGAATTCGGGCAGGACCATCACCACCATGTCCGGCGTCGAGGCCAGGACGCTCCAGTACTCCTTTTTGGCCAGGGAGTCCACGTGGCTCTTCACCTGGCTGACATGGCGGTCGATTGCGGCCGACCGGGTTTCGTCATCATCCGTCTCGAAGGCTTCCATGAGCGCCGTCAGCGACACCTTGGAATCGAGAATCACCGTCCGGTCCTGCGGCAGATGGACGATCACGTCGGTTCGAATCCGTTCCCCTTCGCTGTCGAAGCTGTCCTGCACCGTGAAATCGATGTCCTTCCGAAGGCCCGAAAGCTCAAGGACCCGCTCAAGCTGGGTCTCCCCCCACCGGCCGCGCACGTCGGGCCGCTTAAGCGCGTTGGAAAGCGTCTGGGCCTCGCTGGCGAGTTCCCTGTTGGCCTGCATGAGGTTCGATATCTGAGTTTGAAATTCGCCCGCATTCTTGGCCCGTGCCTTGTCCAGCGACTCGATTTTCTCCGACAGGGGCTTGACCAGTTTCTCGACGGCTTCCTGGCGCGCTTTCAGCGTTTCCTCGGCGTTTGCCTTGAACGATTCCTGCTGCGACTTAAGGACTTCCGACGACAGGGCCTTGAAGGTGTCCTTGAACCGCTTCTCCACCTCGTCCCGTTCGCCGAGGCGTTCCTCCGCGTTGGAGAGTTTCTGAAGCAGGCCGGCCCGTTCGACTTCCAGCTTCCGGACTTCCTCCAGTGCATTCCGCGCTTCGGCCAGTTGCTCGCGCACCGCGCCCAGTTCGGTCTCCATGGCCGCCTTCTCGCCGCTGAGCGCATTGACCCGGCTGCTGTTCTTAAAGCTCCAGACCAGCACGCCGGCCGCCAGCGCCAGGCAGGCCAGGAGCGCGATGAGCAATATGATCGTCAGTGTGTCCATGTGGGTTAATAAGGCACTAAGGAAGTGCCGTAGTCAAGCGGTCAGCATGGTCAGCATAGTCCGGCTACCGCGGTTCCGCCATCCATTCGGCCGAGACCCTGGCCAGCTCCTCCATGACGGGTTCGTCTGTATTCCGACGCTTCAGTACCTTGAATCCATGATCCGCGGTATCCACGACGTGCAGCGTCGCGGTTGGCAGGTCGTCCGCGACCGGCTGCAGAAGATCCAGGTCCGCCATCGAATCCCGCTGGCCGGACAGGAACAACATGGGCGCCTCGATCGCCTTCAGGTGTTCGGCGCGCTCCGCGTTCTTCTTGCTCGCGTGGAGTGGAAAGGCGTAAAACACGATGCCCCGCAGCCCTTCGACCGGTTCATGGGCACACGCCATTGACACCATGCGACCGCTCATGGAATGCCCGCCGGCGAACACCGGCAGCCCGTCGGCGTTTTCCTTCGCCGTCTCGATGGCCGCCCGCACCGTGGCCAGGCGCACCTTCTCGCCGTCCATCCCCCCGCCGCCCTTTTCGGAATAGGGATAGTTGAATCGCAAGGTGGCGACGCCGACATCATTCAGCGCGTCGCTAAGTTCCTCCATGAACCGATGGCGCATATTCGTGCCCGATCCGTGTCCGAGTACCAGCAGGGCATGTGCAGCGGCCTGGTCGTCGGAGCCGCCTGAGCCGTCCGGGCCAGCCGGCCTCGCCAGTATGGCCGAAACCTCGCCTTTCTCTTCAGTCGCAGTGAACTTCATTTCTCTCGTATCGACGGACATTCAACCCTCCAGCATTCCTCGTTTAGCTTCCTCCGGAATTCCTCATATATCTCCCTGCGGACCGTCCACGTAAAATAACCTTCTACTGCGTTGTGCTACTGCGATGCGCTACCGCGCCACGCGCTTCGGATAATCGTACAGCACTTCGTCGCCGGGCACCTCTCCCACGGTGGACCAAGTGTCAGCCTGGAACCGCAGGTGCAGCACGGCGCAGGTGGGCATATTGAAAATCTCTCTCGGGCCGATGTGATTCGCAAGATCCGTCAACCCGGGATTGTGCCCGAACAGCATCAGGCTATCCACCGAATCATCCGTGCCCCGGATCACTTGAAGCAGTTCGGCAACGCCCGCGTGAAAGAGGCGCTTCTCCTCCGCGATGCGCTCTCGGGGGTATCCGAGTTTCCCGGCTATGGTCCTCGCCGTGTCCAGTGCCCGGTCCGCGGAACTCGAAACGATCAGGTCCGGATCGTACCCACTCGCTGCCAGCCGCTCCCCCATCTCCGGCGCGTCCCGCTTCCCGCGCTTGTTCAGCGGCCGGTCATGATCGCTTAGGGTAGGGTCCTTCCAGCTCGACTTGGCGTGCCGTACCAGGATGAGTTCTTTCAACTGGAAGCGCTCCCATGGACGAGTTCCTTCGAACGACGACTCACGCCACCGATCGCCGGTCCGCCCTGGTCTTCGCGGGCAGGCTGAACGGTCGGTCGTGGCGGAGACTCGGCACGCGGCCGCGCGCGCTGGCGACGCTGCCCAGGTCCACCGTTGAGACGATGACGCCCACGTCTTCGCCGCCGTCGGCCAGGACCTCGCCCCACGGGGAGATGATGAGCGAATGACCGTACACTTCGCCGCCGCCCGGTATCGAACCCGCGGCACAGGGCGCCACCACCACGGCGCCGTTCTCGATGGCCCGGGCGCGGTTCAGCACGTGCCAGTGGGCCTGTCCCGTCGTCTTCGTGAACGCCGCCGGCACGGCGAGGATCTCGGCGCCGGCCTGGGCCAGCGTGCGGTAGAGCTGGGGAAAGCGCAGGTCGTAACAGGTGGTCATGCCGAGCCGGCCCCAGGGCGTGTCCGTCACCACGGCCGTCTCGCCGGGGGAAACGACATCCGATTCCCGGTACTGCTCGTCACGGGAGAGGTCCACGTCGAAGAGGTGGATCTTGTCGTAGCGCGCGCGGATCTCTCCCTGGTCGTCCACCAGGAAACCGCGATTGATGAGCCGGCCGTCGAGCCCGTCCACCGCCACGGAGCCGATGAGCGTCCACACGCCGGCGTTCCGCGCGAAATCCCGCAGGGACGCGACCACGGGATGGTCCGCTTCCGGCGCCGAAGGCGGACAGATCATACCGTTGTCGGTCCTCAGGCCGCCGCAGAACTCGGGCAGGCACACCAACTCGGCGCCTTTCGCCACTGCGTCGCCCGCCAGGTGGCCGGCGACCTCGATGGCCTCTTCGAAGGTCGCCGTGGCCGGCGTCTGGACACAACCGATGCGTATTACGTTGCTTGAACTCATGGCTTGCTCTCCTGTGATTGCGTAATGCTGATCTGCGAATCCTGACTTACTGATGCGGCCAGGGCACTCATGCATTCAGAATGCCCAGGCCACTAATGCGGTATCCCCAGCTGGTGCATCCTGCGGTGAATCGCCTCCCGGGCTTCGACAAAGGGCCGCTCCAGGTAGGCGAGATGGTCTTCCTCGCCGTGATGATGCGTGGCCGTGCCGGGCTCGTGCCGCACTGCGGTCCGGCAGATGTACTGCAGGTCGCCGTCGATGAGGGTGAGCATGTACTGGGCGGCGTCCCGGTCGAACATCCACCACTCGCCCCCGCAGGCGATGTAGATCGGCGAGGTGTGGGCGAAGATCCCCCGTCCCCAGCCGTCGTGATGGGGCACGCTGCTATAATCCGGCCCCGCGCATCTCGCGGCCAGCCAGGTGTGCCCGTCCACCTTCACGTGGGCCTTCAGCTCCAGGCGGCGCGTTCCGTTGCGGTCCTCCGTGGAGGCCACGACGCGTCCGCCCTGGACGATTTCCAGCGTGTGGATCGGGAAGATGCTCTCCGACCAGGCCTGGACCTCCACCGTGCCCGGACCCGACACCTGCACCGTGTCGCCCACCTGGTGCCCGTCCACGGAGAGGTGGATGATGGGACCGCCGCTGTGGAAGGTGCGCCCCTGCGAGACGGCGTTGCACCAGTTGTCGTAGGTGAAGTCCTGGTCGGGCATGTAGGCGTAGGTGCGGTACAGGCCGACGGGCACGTCGCTGCTCATCTTGTCCGTGCCGCCCACCAGCGGCAGCTTGTACCCGCAGTTGAGATAGCGGTAATATTCGATGTGGTTGAAGGGTTGGTGGCGCAGCATCTCCACGCCGTCCACGCGGCCCGTGGCGATGAGCGCCGCGGGTTCGCCGTTCGGGTTCGGAAGATGGGGGATGATGACCGAGCCGCCCTGCGCGTGGCACTGGTCCGCCCAGTCGCTCATGGTGATCTCGAGGGTGCCGCCCAGCTCCGCCTCGCCCGGACCGTCGGTGCACCAGGGCATCACCGGTTCCTTCAGGCCCCAGAGGATGAGGTGGCCCAGGAAGTGCTGTCGGTTCTCCTGGCCCACGTAGACGATGTTGTTCCCGTCCTGCGAGACGCTCGGCCGGCCCGTGAAATCCTCCGTGTTCGTGAACAGATTGCCCCACTGCGAGGGCAGCAGGTTCACGATGTTCAGGTCCTCCCCCTGGGACTCGGTGTGGCTGCCCTGCGTCGAGAGGAAGTGGACGTGCGAATCCCCGCTGTACCAGCCTTGCGCGTTCATGTTCACCCAGCGCTTCAGGCGAAGGGTCAGGTCCTGCTGGCCCGGTTCGATCTTCACCCGGGTCCGCAGCGGCTCGTACTCGAACCCCCGCGCCACGTCCACGATGACCTCGCCGCGGGGCAGCCACCCCTGGCACTTCCCGTCGATGTAGGCGTAGGTGATCTGTCCCAGCCGGAGATCCCCGCCGATGTCGATGTGCCAGGTGTCCAGGTTGGAGTTGACCTGGTTGTGGTGGCCGTAGGGCTGGTAGGGGATGCCTTCGGGCGAGCGGAAATGGACGCGACAGGGGACCGGCCTTCCCGTGTCGTCATCGAGGACGTTGACGTTTACCCAGTTCCGGCCCCGGTCCAGAAGCTCCACGCGCATGCGCGGCGTCTCGACCACCTTCTTCTGCTCGACGTCCCCCCATTTGACCTCGCCGACGGTTTCCTCGCCCTGCTTCACCGACACCGTCGCGGACGGGATGGCCGCCACTTCGAAGTAGGCCGGGCTCGACTTCGGGTTCTGCGCCTCGCCCCAGCCGGCGAAATCGTCGCCGACGAAGTCATCGGCCGATGCCTCGGGCAAGGGATGGACGTAGGAGGCGACACCCCGGTCCACGTCCACGCGCAGGTCGAAGGGCTTTTCGGCGTCCTCGGGATCGGTCAGCGTAAGGCGTGCCTCGCGTTTCCCCTGGCGAACGAAAGGATGCTCGTTGGCCTGCGAAACCGTCAGTCCGGCGATGATGAAAGGCGGCCCGGCCGGGATGACCTCCAACGATACGATCTCGCGGTCGGGATGGGGGTTCCGCCAGGCCCAGAGGTAGTATCCCCGGGAATAGTCGCCCGTGACTTCCGTCTGGCGCTTGCCCGAGTTGCCCCAGTTGTCCCCCGCGTAACGCCGCATCTTCACCGGGCCCCGATCCGTGAGGGCGATAAAAGGCTTGCCCCCCAGGGAGATATGGCCGATCTCAAAACGCTCGCGGATGGGCACGCGGATCTCCTCGCCGCTCTCCTTGCCGCCCTCCTTGCCGCCCTTCAGCCGGAACACGTATTCCGCCACGGGGATCCCCAGCGGACCGCCCTCCATCAGGTCGGATTTCAGCAGGCGATGGGCCAGGATCAGGCCCGTAGCCCGGCTGTTGACGGGAATGGTCACTCCGCCGGAGGCCTTATCGAATGCGATGAAGCAGTTCGCGGGATCGTCGTTTACCCGGAAGGGCAGGCCGCGGCACAGTTGTTCGCCGATGGGCGTGTTGGGCTTCTCATCCAGGACGTCGAGACCGGCGTTACACAGTGCGGACAGGTCGAGGGTCAGGTAGTCTGGCATGTGGGCGCCTCATTCCGAATGGAACTTATGGTGATGCAAGCGGCGTTTTGAAGCGTGTTTTTGTACAAATTTCAAATTGAACTTGAAAATTGTACAGAAGTCCGATATTTTGATCTCATGCGAAGGTATTAAACAAGAACCGGGACTGTTGCCATGATTTCAAGACAAATCGCCGGAGAACTGACCGCAACCGCGGCGGAATTTCCCGTGGTGACCATCATCGGGCCGCGTCAGGCGGGCA
It encodes:
- a CDS encoding DUF4412 domain-containing protein, with translation MTRYAAIAVLLGLVLAPFPSAYAQPQEGAFEGSLDFSVAFSGGNMQERAQVTMLVPESYTLYIKGGQTKILMRGGMIGLTMGEVIIDGSSGRGFVISHMNSKAYEIVADPNLKERTAPVIVDENETTVIAGYECRKYKITRANPSGAMTQYMWVTDAIQLDLAASLGNALKDSMPFWTEGLSGFPLQVTTSFPGTAMSMTLTATNVKPHTVDPSIFVVPAGYAIEAINPGQLFGR
- a CDS encoding RraA family protein, coding for MSDKFCPLNLSPEELIDYTPDWDGERFPDGRPRVPDGIMERMKNVSITQAWGVMRGSGYEHQYEGGWMQTHPGKTLVGRALTAMYMPRRPAMRAVMEANGAAAGCIGDQISWPIDMLVPGDVYVADTYGKVDEGPIIGDNLATAIYANSGNGVVFDGSVRDLEGIEELEDFACFVRGWHPSYASPTIMLLGVNTAVRIGQATVMPGDVVLGKREGVAFIPPHLAETVVKTSELVQLRDMFGKQRLREGKYTPGQIDDRWTDGMEADFSEWLEGHMDELPVPKAAIQDLLKERTW
- a CDS encoding c-type cytochrome; translated protein: MKRFIPVIAACFVMTVLVDATVDAQRTPQNVQVLTDLSTRDIREYMKSVSSGIGEKCDYCHNLKDYASDEKETKLIGREFIRLVEQVNEQVVAINSNVMKKEDLQLVTCYTCHAGELTIISEE
- a CDS encoding dienelactone hydrolase family protein, which codes for MSVDTREMKFTATEEKGEVSAILARPAGPDGSGGSDDQAAAHALLVLGHGSGTNMRHRFMEELSDALNDVGVATLRFNYPYSEKGGGGMDGEKVRLATVRAAIETAKENADGLPVFAGGHSMSGRMVSMACAHEPVEGLRGIVFYAFPLHASKKNAERAEHLKAIEAPMLFLSGQRDSMADLDLLQPVADDLPTATLHVVDTADHGFKVLKRRNTDEPVMEELARVSAEWMAEPR
- the rmuC gene encoding DNA recombination protein RmuC produces the protein MDTLTIILLIALLACLALAAGVLVWSFKNSSRVNALSGEKAAMETELGAVREQLAEARNALEEVRKLEVERAGLLQKLSNAEERLGERDEVEKRFKDTFKALSSEVLKSQQESFKANAEETLKARQEAVEKLVKPLSEKIESLDKARAKNAGEFQTQISNLMQANRELASEAQTLSNALKRPDVRGRWGETQLERVLELSGLRKDIDFTVQDSFDSEGERIRTDVIVHLPQDRTVILDSKVSLTALMEAFETDDDETRSAAIDRHVSQVKSHVDSLAKKEYWSVLASTPDMVVMVLPEFAFLPAIEREPGLTERALEKNVVIVTPPALLALLKAVEMSWQQIRVAETARQISDLGKEMYDRLAVFAGHYVNVGNSLRQAIERYNRSVGSWDTRVATSAQRFSDLNVPITRELPEVPPVDAIPGSIQKLTDGKPEAGKLADGKLADGKSADGNLTDGKPVDGQAENADGRVVDNDE
- a CDS encoding histidine phosphatase family protein gives rise to the protein MKELILVRHAKSSWKDPTLSDHDRPLNKRGKRDAPEMGERLAASGYDPDLIVSSSADRALDTARTIAGKLGYPRERIAEEKRLFHAGVAELLQVIRGTDDSVDSLMLFGHNPGLTDLANHIGPREIFNMPTCAVLHLRFQADTWSTVGEVPGDEVLYDYPKRVAR
- a CDS encoding 4'-phosphopantetheinyl transferase superfamily protein produces the protein MNGDGIGYTSTWQAAPAEPFGKRQPAESEIHVWRAALDLPSDRVGELERFLAADELERAKRFLVRSARDRYTVARAVLRNLLALYVSAVPAELQFHYTEYGKPELAHPATSIRFNVSHSHDLAVYAVTAGVPVGIDVEYLRRRATMDRLKIAHRVFSDREYNELASMPRYRRDEAFLACWTRKEAFVKAIGQGLSCPLDQFDVSVDPNDPPELRATHWDPLETDRWSMASVDPGPDYIGALAVLTLNPKITRWQWDHDQASGI
- a CDS encoding ATP-binding protein; this translates as MKNRTVLSLMKQKSGTRLGRLIALTGARQTGKTTLVQAGFPEYDFVSLEDPIVRPDYTALSAAQWYQRYPRVILDEIQKAPSIVESVKAVYDRYPDTRSILLGSSQILLMDQIRESLAGRVTILELYPLTIPEMMTDSWHDPVVESRLVRFLESGDPDMLVSGIPQQSDRYARAVDHLDHYLNFGGMPVVTDVTLSREDRYGWLQDYLRTYLQRDLRDLANLRDLVPYVRMLRALGGLAGGLLNTSELARLAGVTHRTINRFVTYLEISYQVVQLQPWFRNRNKRLSKAAKIHFLDPGIQRALLNRRGRPSGTEFEGAIVAEIFKQARNLRLPVDLYHLRTVDGREVDLLIETESGYVPVEVKYKDRVSHRDARHLRRLDEILDKPVLQALVLSNDPHIRDLGDGVMGIPAGWALGG
- the dgoD gene encoding galactonate dehydratase; amino-acid sequence: MKIASVEQFFPRHRTRLVKVTTDTGLEGWGESTLEGKPESVEGAVRELADYLLGKDPLRIEHHWQHMYRSAFFRGGAILMTALSALDQALWDIAGKHYGVPVYKLLGGAVRDRIRVYAHWGIGNLSDETQAAARKRLDMLLESGYTAFKTGPGGKWRGHEPPAVIDEFVECAFLMREWVGPDVELAFDFHGKMTPALAIEICHEIKDMRPMFVEEPVPQENVDALKLVSDHVTFPIATGERLLSRWEFRQVFEKQAAAYIQPDGSHAGGITELKKIANMAEVYYIHVLPHCAIGPVAFTSCMHVDAVIPNFLAQEQVDWALGGDLLKENWKVVDGHIELPEKPGLGIEIDEQAISERAPYREELGGEHFYDTDGSVADW